TAGCGTCCCGGGCAGCAGCAAAGCCAGCCAGACGCTCCAAAAGCTCTTCCGGACGCTGTCGACAACGGTCCAGTGTGTCGCTGAACTGCGAAATGAGATCGGCACGGGTCATGGTCGGACGACGGAGAGCATCGCCACGGAAGCGCATGCTCGCCTGGCCTTGAATAGCACTGTGACCATTGCCGAGTATTTGCTTGACGTTTTGGGACGTAGACGATCGAGTAAATCGTCCGGTTTCGACCTCTGATCGGGACCGGCCGCAGAATACGGAACCATTGCCATTGTCGACATCTGATGAAATCGGTAGTAGGCCAATGGGCATAGAACCGGGGTAGGTGTGCTTTTATTGACGGACATCTAGCTTAGCTTGCCAGCAGGATGTTTACGCTCGAATTCGGGGTTGGTGGTCCGTCCTCCCTGACGGATCGAATCCGTTGGCCGTCCTGGTCCAGGAGTTTGAGGCGACGGGCATAAACGCAGGGTCGTTCGCTTCGCTTGCGGGCCAAGGTGCCTAAAGGGTGGCAACGTTCGAATCCATGGCATGCGACAACGAACTCGTAAAAGTTCGTGAACGCCCGGCTCCCTGGTCGGGGCTTCACGTCTGCACGGTTCAGCTCAAGGTCGTTGACCAGACAGTCAGTAGCAGCAATTCATACACAGCGCCGGTCAGTGTGATGGCTAATTGCCCGCCGGTCCGCCATGAGCAAAGGGCAAGCAGCCCAAGCAGTCCAAGTTTCAGCGTTTCCAGAGCTCTATGCTCGATGGGAGCCACAAGCGACAGCCATCGTTGACCTGCTCCAGGGCGTCACAACGGTCCGGACGTGCAGCGCGCGGGACAGCGGCAGTTCAGATCCTGTCTCAGCAGAAGGCTTGTCTCAAATCCGACAAGACATTTTGCACTTCACACAGACCGGTGTGGGCGGTGCCTATGTCTGGGGTGGGACGGCGTTTAAGGCGTGGGATTGCTCCGGTTTCGTTCAGTGGATCTACCGCCAAGTTG
The sequence above is a segment of the Arthrobacter sp. StoSoilB22 genome. Coding sequences within it:
- a CDS encoding C40 family peptidase, coding for MSKGQAAQAVQVSAFPELYARWEPQATAIVDLLQGVTTVRTCSARDSGSSDPVSAEGLSQIRQDILHFTQTGVGGAYVWGGTAFKAWDCSGFVQWIYRQVGIELPRVEQWRVGRMTDSPQIGDLVVQNPQGPYNWGHVGIYAGNGMMYSALNPSAGTLLHPINWNPGGAYFDLLGE